In Sideroxyarcus emersonii, one DNA window encodes the following:
- a CDS encoding Spy/CpxP family protein refolding chaperone, whose amino-acid sequence MKNYKRIISIVMASLLLGMVANAAVADPDWRGGPGMMGGYGPGYGMGPGMMGGYGPGYGMGPGMMGYRNYRDLNLSADQQSKIAQIRKSMRTKQWALMDEMMDAQDALQDLYDDDKQDAAAINKQYKAIDDLRRQMVDNAVDAHNRINAILTKEQREKLKDRGRGYGPMMRGY is encoded by the coding sequence ATGAAGAACTATAAGCGAATCATCAGTATCGTCATGGCGTCCCTGTTGCTGGGGATGGTTGCAAACGCGGCGGTCGCCGATCCGGACTGGCGCGGAGGTCCGGGCATGATGGGCGGCTATGGGCCGGGCTATGGCATGGGCCCCGGCATGATGGGGGGATATGGTCCCGGCTACGGCATGGGGCCGGGGATGATGGGCTACCGGAATTACCGCGACCTGAATCTCAGCGCCGATCAGCAATCGAAGATCGCGCAGATCCGCAAGTCGATGCGCACGAAACAATGGGCGCTGATGGACGAAATGATGGATGCCCAGGATGCATTGCAGGACCTGTATGACGACGACAAGCAGGACGCCGCCGCGATCAACAAGCAATACAAGGCGATCGACGATTTGCGTCGCCAGATGGTGGACAACGCGGTGGACGCGCACAACCGGATCAACGCCATCCTGACCAAGGAGCAGCGCGAGAAACTCAAGGACCGGGGCCGCGGTTATGGCCCGATGATGCGCGGCTATTGA
- a CDS encoding thioredoxin family protein: MSPTPPDALLFITPVCTHCPAVLQSLTELVKQAQVGKLTVVNIAAHPEQAAQYDVRSAPWVRLGSFTLTGAQSMAELKQWAEWASGDEGTAHYVEHLLKEGSYPQAVAFIAADAQRLKSLLSIVANPEANISVRLGVSALLEAYANTPELQALLPKLAELTFHFDHRVRADACYLLGLTGTAAARTYVEACLKDAHEEVRDIAGEAMEALGQDSKS; encoded by the coding sequence ATGTCTCCTACGCCTCCAGATGCACTGCTTTTCATCACGCCGGTGTGCACGCATTGTCCTGCCGTGCTGCAGTCGCTGACCGAGCTGGTGAAGCAGGCGCAGGTGGGGAAGCTCACGGTGGTGAACATCGCTGCGCATCCCGAACAGGCGGCGCAATACGACGTGCGCAGCGCGCCCTGGGTGCGCCTCGGTTCCTTCACGCTCACCGGCGCGCAGAGCATGGCCGAGCTGAAGCAGTGGGCCGAGTGGGCGAGCGGGGACGAGGGAACGGCGCATTACGTCGAGCACCTGCTGAAGGAGGGCAGCTACCCGCAAGCGGTGGCCTTCATCGCGGCAGATGCGCAGCGCCTCAAATCGCTGCTTTCCATCGTGGCCAATCCCGAAGCCAACATCTCGGTGCGGCTCGGCGTCAGCGCGCTGCTGGAGGCCTATGCCAACACGCCGGAACTGCAGGCGCTGTTGCCCAAGCTGGCCGAACTGACCTTCCACTTCGACCATCGCGTGCGCGCCGATGCCTGCTATCTGCTGGGCCTCACCGGCACGGCCGCCGCACGCACCTATGTCGAGGCCTGTCTCAAGGATGCGCACGAAGAAGTGCGGGATATCGCCGGGGAGGCGATGGAAGCGCTGGGGCAGGACAGCAAATCCTGA
- a CDS encoding secondary thiamine-phosphate synthase enzyme YjbQ: MWLQKEISLKPRSRGFHLITDEVLRELPELRNFRVGMLNVFIQHTSASLTLNENADPTVRQDFESYFNQAVPEDEPYYRHRDEGPDDLPAHIKSSLLGSSLNIPVGDGRLKLGTWQGIYLCEHRNNGGSRRIIITIQGE, encoded by the coding sequence ATGTGGCTGCAAAAAGAAATCTCGCTCAAGCCCCGTTCCCGCGGTTTCCACCTGATCACCGATGAGGTGCTGCGCGAATTGCCGGAGCTGCGCAACTTCAGGGTCGGCATGCTGAACGTCTTCATCCAGCACACCTCAGCGTCGCTGACCCTTAACGAGAACGCCGATCCCACGGTGCGGCAGGATTTCGAAAGCTACTTCAACCAGGCCGTGCCGGAAGACGAACCTTATTACCGGCACCGGGACGAGGGACCTGACGACCTGCCTGCGCACATCAAGTCCAGCCTGCTCGGCAGCAGCCTGAACATCCCGGTCGGCGATGGGCGGTTAAAACTCGGGACGTGGCAAGGGATATACCTGTGCGAACACAGGAACAACGGCGGCAGTCGGCGTATCATAATCACTATTCAAGGTGAATGA